Genomic DNA from Flavobacterium sp. N502540:
TCATCACAAAGACCATATTCGAGCAGGTAGTTTAATCCAAACGATTTATTGACACTGGCCGATAATTTTTGGGTAACATGATGACCATCTGTTGTATAATATTTGTAGAAAGAGCGCATTAATTGTGCATCATTTATACCGTTTATACTTTTTATTCTTGAGCCGGGAGGTATATCCGATGATTGACCGTCAAAAATAATTTGTCCGTTAATATACACCAGAGGAAAAGGGAAAAAGGACTTTTGTCTGTTCAGAAAATTGATTAAACCGGTATCAGGAATGGTGTAATTGTGTAAACTTCCTTCATAATCGGACAGACGAAGCATTATTTTGTAAAAGTCGATAACCCTCATCGGTTTTTGAATGCTCTTAAAAGCACTGTTGTAAATACTGTCTACCTGTTTTTTAGAATGATATTGGTACAAACCCGAATTTGCTTTATCATTTATTGTCCGAAGTATTTTAAGATCCTCCTGTAACTCTTTTTTCGAAAGCATTTTATTGTAAAACGCTAAACTATCCTTCATAGTTTTCTGAAGGCTTTGCGCCTGAACTGTAGCAGAAAAAAGAATCAGGAATAAGAACGTAAAGATCGATGACAGGGTTTTGTTATTCATAAATTAGGTTGGTTATGGTTGATAAAAACAGAATTACAGGGTATTAATAGAGGTGTAATGAATACTTCTGTTATTTTTAGACGATTAACAGTTTATGATGTTATGAAGCTAGTATTAGAGGATACTATTCAAAACAACATTTTGCAATTAAACCGGTGTATTTAAGACAGTCGTTGTTTATTGTTTTTACTACTTAGAAAAAAGAGTACTTGGTCTACTTTTTTAGAGTTTTGTCCAAAGTCCGTCAAATTGTTAAAATCTATTTTTAAGAACTCATCGTTGTTAAAGTATAGTTTTAACCTGTCGGCTCCGCGACCATTGAAAAACTTCCAACTTTTAATCTCGGATAAAAAAATGACCTGATTTTCAATTTTAGTATAGATTGGTTTTTTATCCCACTCTAATGTAAGTGTGTCTTTGTCGCTGTTGCAATCGATAATTAATGTACCGGTGAATAGGTATATTAAAAAAATGAAGAAAATAAAATGAGAAAACAAGAGGAGAAGATAGTGTGTTTTAACTCCTATAATTGCCCAGAAAAATGCTTGAAGTGGGATAGAAATTAAATATGCGATTACCATAAAGGTAACATTTAAGGTTTTAATTTTCATAATGTAAAATTTGATGATTTTACCGGTGTCAGTCTTTAAAAAAATCTTTAATTTTTATTTTTCGAATATAGTAATATATCACAGAAATTCCTTTCAAATAAGATGTTTTTCTCAAACTTAGGGGATGCGTTTGTTTTGGGCGGTAATAATTATCTTTGCAATAGTTATTTACAGACTTCTTGCTTTTGTGAAAGACACAATGTTGCCATTGTAAATATCAGAATAATGCGTTTGAATTTTTTAAAGAACACTCAGGTGAACTGAAAACTAAATAATTATTGATTTATGTATGAGAGAAAAATAGAAAAAGAGTACTCCTGTGGTTTAGAGATTACAAGCGAAATTATTGGCGGGAAATGGAAACCTACTTTGATCAATCTTATTCATGAAGGTGTTATTAGACCAAGTGACCTGCAACGAGCCATGCCGGCGGCATCAAGACGTGCGCTCAATATTCAATTAAATGAACTTCAGGAACATGGTATTATAGAGAAAAAAATATACCCAGTTTTACCGCTTAAGGTCGAATACTCCCTTACAA
This window encodes:
- a CDS encoding winged helix-turn-helix transcriptional regulator — encoded protein: MYERKIEKEYSCGLEITSEIIGGKWKPTLINLIHEGVIRPSDLQRAMPAASRRALNIQLNELQEHGIIEKKIYPVLPLKVEYSLTKFGTCLLPITLAMEEWGNKYREHFQKLLELKKETANK